The Desulfuromonas sp. genome includes a window with the following:
- a CDS encoding flavodoxin family protein: MKVVAFNGSARKKGNTSILVGKTFTELEKEGIETEEVSLAGSKIQGCIACYRCFASKDKQCAVSGDIANSCIDKMVEADGIILASPTYFADMTPEMKALIDRSGMVARANDNMLRRKVGAAIVAVRRGGAINAFDSLNHFFLIGEMIVPGSTYWNIGIGREIGDVEKDEEGVQTMQALGRNMAWLLKALQGV, translated from the coding sequence ATGAAAGTCGTTGCATTTAATGGTTCTGCCCGCAAAAAGGGCAACACGTCAATTCTAGTGGGCAAGACATTTACGGAGCTCGAAAAAGAGGGGATCGAAACTGAAGAGGTGTCACTGGCCGGCAGCAAAATTCAAGGCTGCATCGCCTGCTACCGTTGTTTTGCAAGCAAGGACAAGCAGTGTGCGGTCAGCGGCGACATTGCCAATAGCTGTATCGATAAAATGGTTGAGGCCGATGGGATTATTCTTGCCTCTCCGACCTACTTTGCTGATATGACGCCGGAAATGAAGGCGCTCATTGATCGGTCCGGCATGGTTGCCCGGGCTAATGACAACATGTTGCGACGCAAGGTCGGAGCCGCGATTGTTGCCGTTCGCCGGGGCGGAGCGATCAATGCTTTTGACTCGCTGAATCATTTCTTCCTGATTGGTGAGATGATTGTACCCGGCTCGACCTATTGGAATATTGGCATCGGTCGTGAGATTGGTGATGTCGAAAAAGATGAGGAAGGGGTTCAGACCATGCAGGCGCTGGGGCGAAATATGGCATGGCTGCTCAAGGCGTTGCAGGGGGTGTGA